The genomic region AATATGATGTGTTATGTATGTTCTTGATATTTTGTTAACTATATAATCTCTTGTTTGGATCTAATTTCCTGTTCTCTTAATAGGAGCGAGTCCAAGGTATAAGACTACAACACTAAGAAAGTCATTGGGACTCAAAACTCTTGTTTATGTTCCACCAAATTTCTTGCTAACAAGGACTATCCACTACTAGGGCTGATGTCATCATGATTTGGATTAGGGTTTCTCATTCAAAAACTATTGTTCATCTAAATGGGCATGGATTTTTGTGTAAGTTGTAGTGGTAAAGGTAGAAATGGCTCGAAAACACAAAATCGATTTGATGGAGCTTTGTGGTTGTTAGATATGATCAAATGGTGCCCAAAATTCGTTGTTTAATCACCTAGATATTGATTTGAAAAGATTCAATTGCAGGGATGGCTTTTATTATTAATATGATGGTTAGGGTTTTGTTGACTTGATGTCTTCGTGGCATCCCATGGTGATGCTTTTGCAGCAGAGATTTTGGATTGACAAGGGCTAACATGTCAAATCCATGGGTGTAATAAATGAAAAGAGGATTTGTAGGTGTGTTGCATGTTTTTTCATGCCTTTTGTGTGGATTTTGacattttgcaagcaattttcataCGTTTTGGAATGCAGCTGTCAGAAGAATGATGATAGGTTTCTTCACACCATCACAATCTTACCATCTTGAGGCTCTTTTATTGCAGATTGGGCAGAGAGATCTCTATATATCAGTTAGTTGTTCATACAAAGGGTTGGTTGTTGAACTGATTTTCTGGGCAGGAATAATTTGTAGATTATTATAGGGCATGAAACTTTGTTAGTTTAATTGTAAAAGAATGAATACATCTTTTACAGTGTAGAGTCTACAAATGCACTTCTTTTGTAATAGTATGTCTCCATGGCTGTTTGCCAAGATTCAGGGAAATGATATAAATGtagttatttatttcttcttgacaCATTTGTTGGTATGAGTGAAACTAAGGTTTGGTGCATGTGCGATAGCACCCAATGTATTACAAATAATCTGTAATAACTAATAACCAAAGTTGGTTAGACACGGGTCTTTGTAGTTTTGATTATGGATCATTGAGTATGTTTTTTGCAATAAAATGTAACCTTTGATTTGTATATGAAAACATATATGGTTTTCTTGATATTCTATTTAATTGCCCAATGGAGTAGGTATTGGCCCTTATTGGTTCAAGATCAAAAATTTTCATTTACAGCATCTCTGTTTTGGTTAGTTGTAGGAGTAGAATAGGTTATATACATGTTTGTGGTTCATTTTTTACAAATTTCGAAATTAGGAAACTATTTAAGCAAACCAAAACTGTTATTTCATTAGAGAACCATTACGAGTATGTCTACACCATGTCATTGTGTATGTAATGACAAATGAAAACACCTTAAGGGATTATAATGAAGCTCATATTTGTCGGTGCCTGTGCAAGGTGTTATTAGTTATTTGATCTAGTGACAACAGTTGGGAATAGTAATGCCATATGTTATTTGATTTGCAAATCTATTTCAAAGAACATTGGAGAATATACTTTTGGGTTTAAGTTGAGCCCAAAGTGAAGGAGAGCTTACCTACTTTCAAAGTAGTCTATTACTCATCCTTAATCTGTTGATGATCCTCTATCTACCTTCTTGAACTTGAAGACAAGCCCCTGGCCTTGAAGGTGGAGAAAAGCTCTAGGATCTGGGAAATGGTTTTGTGACATAACGCATTGGAAGCTTCCAAGActggaaatgaaatatcaaaagtcACGTCCTTATAAATTCCTTTAGTGCTGCCTGCACCACAGCAAATTCATCGCTTGCAACTTATGAATTTGTCTTGGTATTTCTTTATTTGCAAGGGTATTTTATTGTTTGCCATGTTATATATGCAAATGCTGCATTTAATGGGCATTTACCGTGGTATATTTGCAAATGCCACTGTGATCACACATTTGCTGGTTGCTTTCACCATTTAGCAAATTCATCTTTCATATAACAGTGGGTACTTGCATATTTTCATGTTCCTTCATTCACCTTGATTctttcttgcaaattttcaaattttgaaaagaacATATTTCCATGTTCCTTAATTAACCTCAATTCTTTTTGGATCAATAGTGATACAAAATGGTAAGGTGTTCATTTGTTTTAGCTCAATAAAACATAAAATTTGAGGCAAGTATGCCTAATCATGGGCACAAAGAATCTAATTCAAGAATATCAGCATAAATGAATTAAAAAGAGATGTCAGTTCTAACTATATTTGACAAAGGGGTGTGGTGTGTAATGGTAAAGAGGATGCATTCATATTTGAGTGACATAGCTTCAAATCCCATACCATGTGAAGACGGTCTGTTGCCCACAGCAGATATTTCTGATAAATGGGTGCTATGGTGATATGGTGTTGTTGGTACCACAATAAAGTATTAAAGTGGTATTAAAATCCCCCACCCAGGTTTGGGTTTGGTGATGTCCCAATATTTACCTtttaaaaatattcaatttatcGACTTGTTTTAAAAAGGTAAATATTCTAATAACAAGTACATTAACAAGAATTCTTATTTTGAAAAACCTTACCATTTTGTATCACAAGAAAATATTCTAAGAATTCTTACTCGTACAttaacaagaaaattttgttttttaaatgtgTGTGTTGTTTTTTGTTTTCTGCTTGGACTTCTTTGCTTTCATTTATAGGCGTCATCTACCTATTTGCTTTTAAAATTATGAGCAATTAATAATTTTTGTTTAGAACATGAATAGCTACTAAACTATTTGGAAAATGGTCTAAATGTCTTCTGGATAGCTTATGCTTTCAAGGTTATCTTTTGAATGATTTTAGCTGTTTACAAGCATATGCAGTTCCCATATATTTTCATGGTCATTGATTATTCATCGGTATTTTCTTATAATTTTCCATTGTCTGCTACATAGCCTATTTCTTCAGGGACATCTATAAGTTAGTTTGTCACATAAACATTCTATATAGATATTTTTTAATTGTCATTTCTTAGTTGTCACTTTGACatcctcaatatatttttttgtatttatttttcatGTATGTTTTCTAAACTAAGGTTGTTCTTCAACACCTGTTCCTTTTTGAGTAGAAAACAGAAGATTAGTTAGGGGGCATATTCAGATGGACAGGATTTCTTATAATCAACAAGTTTAGGCTTAAATGAAACGTGACGTCACAGATTCTGCTTATTTCAAGAGCTGGTATGCTAGAACAACTTTGGGTCATGTTTTCATTATTTTCTGTCCTAGCTTAAGTATTAGCTTATAGTTTTTAAAGAATCTTATCTTGTATCTATGATCCTTGTGACATAATTGATAATCATGACTATTGTGCATTATGGTTAGTTGAATAAAATATCATTCATGCTCCTGACTTATAAATTATGCAGGTGTACAATCTCTGTATAGAAGAATCATATGATCCAGTACACTTTCATGGTCGTGTGGAAGTTTTTCCTTTTGATGACAATCATGTCCCTCCGTTATCATTAATGAAGCTGTTTTGTGAGAGTGTATATGCTTGGCTTTCAAGTGATCCTCAAAATGTGGCAGTCATACATTGCATGGTAAAAGTTAACCCACCAGCTTCCTTCGAGATTAATCTGAAGGCTTGCGACTATACATCTTGTTAGCTCCTATGTTTGTCTTCATGACAGAAGATTAAAACAAAATTCTATTTTTTCTGCACCTCTCTTTATCATTATTTATGATTTTCTTGGTATCCTATGTGGTAAATAAGTATGTGCATAAACAAGTCAATCTCTTAGTTGAGTGGTTTTAGTTATGATTATTTTTGTGTTCACTTCTCATGGCAGGCAGGCAAAGGCCGAACAGGTTTGATGGTATGTGCATACCTTGTTTACACAGGAATGCCAGTGGATGAGGCTTTGCAGTTGTATGCTGATCGTCGAACCACCAATAATGAAGGAGTAAGTGCAATTAATAAGTTTTCTTTACCCTTTCGATGAATTTCCAGACTAATTTATGTTATAGTTTCCACATATTTTAGAAAGTTGTTTTCTTCTTGTCTGCTGCCTAGGTCTCAATTGCAAGTCAACGACGCTATGTTGGATATTGGGGCAGGATACTAACATTCCCAAGTGGAGCACGTGTTGGGCCTCCCGAAGTTCACCTACCTCCTGTTAAAAGCAGAGAGTTACGAAGAATTCGCTTATATGATACTATCAATATTAGCAAAGTTCTGTTTGTGATTTCAGAATTAAGAGAGGTACAAACTGTATATCTTTAAGATTAGTCCATACGCTCACACATTAATGTTAATATAAAGGATGATTTACTTGTCAGTGTGTTTATTGGTAGCAGTTACCACATATGTTTATGCTTGTATTTGAATTTCTCCTTTGTTGTTAGTTACTGTTGCTATATCCATGGACCATTGCACATAGCAAAGGTTGTAATTTTGAGTAACCTCTGAAATATATGTTGATCTCAAACAGAATTTGAGATTAGTTGCAGTTGTCTGTAATAAACTGTTGATGGATATCATTATCTAATCGTGAAGCTTCAAACATCTTACTAGCATTATGTTCAGGGCAGATTTGTTCTCGCCACCTAGTAAAATGCTGTTTCTGAGATTTATGTATCAGAAGAATTCATTATAGCTATCAAGGATAATAGGGAAACAAGTATATGCAGTGCAGATTTGTCCTCTTCACCTAGTAAAATGCTATTTTGAGATTTATGTATTAGAAACATTCAATATAGCTATCAGGGTTTATATAGACAATTTCTAGAAtggaaaaacaaaaacatttaTCGTTATATATTCCTGCATTTTTTTCTGTTTTTAATGTGATTTACTAATGTTCCTCTTGTTGCAACAGGTACCGTTTCAGTTGTATCAACCAGCAGTAGAAATTACTCACAACTATTGCAGACCTGTCAAAAGAGGATACTACAGGACTAACAGTCCAAGATATTATCTTTCCTTCCTGCGCAAAGAAGAGGATGAAAGGAAAACTGATCAAGAGCAACCCCGTTTTGTTGTGCAAATGGACACAGAGAGTTCTGTGATCTACAAGAAAACATGCCTTGACTATTATTTTGAAAAACCCCTACGAGTAAGAATTCTTCTTTTCTTGTTAATGTACGAGTAAGAATTCTTCTTTTCTTGTTAATGTATCTCTTGCTGCCTTTGGGAACTTTTGTCAGCTGATCTTGTTTGATGTCGATTTAACAGGTTGCGGGAGACGTAAGGGTGGTTTTCTATGATAAAAATATAGGCAGTAGGCTATTTTATGCTTGTTTCAACACTGCATTTATTACAAACAGCATGTTACAGGTATGCCAAAATGTGAAGATGTAATTTAGGCAAATTTTTTTCTTTGTGATAATGAATG from Cryptomeria japonica chromosome 3, Sugi_1.0, whole genome shotgun sequence harbors:
- the LOC131049103 gene encoding phosphatidylinositol 3,4,5-trisphosphate 3-phosphatase and protein-tyrosine-phosphatase PTEN1 encodes the protein MSYITDRILAMSFPAEHMRAMYRNPLWQVKRVLDMRHAGHYKVYNLCIEESYDPVHFHGRVEVFPFDDNHVPPLSLMKLFCESVYAWLSSDPQNVAVIHCMAGKGRTGLMVCAYLVYTGMPVDEALQLYADRRTTNNEGVSIASQRRYVGYWGRILTFPSGARVGPPEVHLPPVKSRELRRIRLYDTINISKVLFVISELREVPFQLYQPAVEITHNYCRPVKRGYYRTNSPRYYLSFLRKEEDERKTDQEQPRFVVQMDTESSVIYKKTCLDYYFEKPLRVAGDVRVVFYDKNIGSRLFYACFNTAFITNSMLQLSQQDLDKVGRKGRSICGPGFCVELLFGPSEAQYPGLPSHESTEDSF